One Clupea harengus chromosome 12, Ch_v2.0.2, whole genome shotgun sequence DNA segment encodes these proteins:
- the rbp4l gene encoding retinol binding protein 4, like — translation MEYYKFALLVVLLSYVERCWSASCVVDSFTVKEDFDPKRYAGKWYAQQKKDPEGLFLQDNISAEYTIDDDGTMTASSKGRVTLFGFWVVCADMAAQYTVPDPGSPGKMFMNYQGLASYLSSGGDNYWIIDTDYDNYAITYACRTLKDDGTCEDGYSLIFSRNPRGLPPAIQRLVRQKQEEICMAGQFQPVLQSGAC, via the exons ATGGAATACTACAAGTTCGCTCTGCTCGTTGTTCTGCTCTCCTACGTCGAGCGCTGCTGGTCCGCCTCCTGTGTGGTGGACTCTTTCACGGTCAAGGAGGACTTCGACCCCAAGAGG TATGCTGGCAAGTGGTACGCCCAGCAGAAGAAGGACCCCGAGGGCCTGTTCCTGCAGGACAACATCTCCGCCGAGTACACCATTGATGACGACGGCACCATGACTGCTTCTTCCAAGGGCCGTGTCACCCTCTTCGG ATTCTGGGTTGTGTGCGCTGACATGGCTGCCCAGTACACTGTGCCCGACCCCGGCAGCCCCGGCAAGATGTTCATGAACTACCAGGGCCTGGCCAGCTACCTGTCCAGCGGCG GTGACAACTACTGGATCATTGACACCGACTATGACAACTACGCCATCACCTATGCCTGCCGCACCCTGAAGGACGACGGCACCTGCGAGGATGGCTATTCCCTGATCTTCTCCCGCAACCCCCGCGGCCTGCCCCCCGCCATCCAGCGTCTGGTCCGCCAGAAGCAGGAGGAGATCTGCATGGCCGGCCAGTTCCAGCCGGTCCTCCAGTCTG